In Micromonospora sp. LH3U1, one genomic interval encodes:
- the murJ gene encoding murein biosynthesis integral membrane protein MurJ: protein MTRPAPLAGAGRLAGAAALIAVLTVASRLAGFGRTAVFTWSLAPTDLGGAYVVANAVPNFIFEIVAGGALASLVVPLLAGAVAAGDRTAVARTTGALLTWTLALLVPLALLVVLLAGPVVESLGHHLTAAQQQSGVRMLRVFAPQLPLYGVGIVLTGVLQAHRRFAWPVLAPLLSSLTVIVVYLGFTATQGRYATVGGVSPGGELLLSAGTTLGVVVLSLSLLIPVRRLHLGLRPGFGFPADARARVGGLAVAGAVTVTTQQIALIVSLNQVTAGARSNPGVYNLAQSVYLLPWAVLAVPLAIAAYPTLAAARAAADEDTYRATLAPAVRGVLLFSCLGTAALIGTAGPVGHFFFPASTASTAAAAIIGYAPGLVGYGLFALLTRALYARGETRAATAATAAGFLVVPAVVLLFGALLPLRDRVLAVTSANSVGMLVLGALLLLAVRRSAGRPALAGAARAGAAGGLAGVLAALAGWGLTRWLDTPGGGTPTMAAALGQGMLSGVLVGAVFLAVVWFVDRRDVQPLLAGVLRRLGRRGPRGRGGGPTPSADSPERGDGKETATR from the coding sequence GTGACAAGACCGGCACCCCTCGCCGGCGCCGGCCGGCTGGCCGGGGCAGCCGCGCTCATCGCCGTCCTCACCGTGGCCAGCCGCCTCGCCGGCTTCGGCCGCACCGCCGTGTTCACCTGGAGCCTGGCACCCACCGACCTCGGCGGCGCCTACGTGGTGGCCAACGCGGTGCCGAACTTCATCTTCGAGATCGTCGCCGGGGGAGCGCTGGCCAGCCTCGTCGTACCGCTGCTGGCCGGTGCGGTCGCGGCCGGCGACCGGACGGCCGTTGCCCGGACCACCGGTGCGCTGCTGACCTGGACGCTGGCTCTTCTGGTGCCGCTCGCGCTGCTCGTCGTGCTGTTGGCCGGTCCGGTGGTCGAGTCACTCGGCCACCACCTGACCGCCGCTCAGCAGCAGAGCGGCGTCCGGATGCTGCGGGTCTTCGCGCCGCAACTACCGCTGTACGGGGTCGGCATCGTGCTCACCGGGGTGCTCCAGGCGCACCGCCGCTTCGCCTGGCCGGTGCTCGCCCCGTTGCTGTCCAGTCTCACCGTGATCGTCGTCTACCTGGGCTTCACCGCGACACAGGGCCGGTACGCCACCGTCGGCGGGGTGAGCCCCGGTGGGGAGTTGCTGCTCTCCGCCGGCACCACCCTCGGCGTGGTGGTGCTGTCGTTGTCGCTGCTGATCCCGGTCCGCCGGCTGCACCTGGGGTTGCGGCCCGGGTTCGGGTTCCCCGCCGACGCGCGGGCCCGGGTCGGCGGGTTGGCGGTGGCCGGCGCGGTCACTGTCACCACTCAGCAGATCGCCCTGATCGTCAGCCTGAACCAGGTCACCGCCGGTGCGCGGAGCAACCCGGGCGTCTACAACCTGGCGCAGAGCGTCTACCTGCTGCCGTGGGCGGTGCTGGCGGTGCCGTTGGCCATCGCGGCCTACCCGACCCTGGCGGCGGCACGGGCCGCCGCCGACGAGGACACCTACCGGGCGACCCTGGCACCGGCCGTTCGCGGGGTGCTCCTGTTCAGTTGCCTCGGCACGGCCGCGTTGATCGGGACGGCGGGCCCGGTCGGGCACTTCTTCTTCCCCGCGTCCACGGCCTCGACCGCCGCCGCCGCGATCATCGGGTACGCCCCGGGACTGGTCGGCTACGGCCTCTTCGCGCTGCTCACCCGTGCCCTCTACGCCCGGGGCGAGACCCGGGCGGCGACTGCCGCCACCGCCGCCGGTTTCCTGGTGGTGCCAGCCGTCGTCCTGCTGTTCGGTGCGCTGCTGCCGTTGCGGGATCGGGTGCTCGCGGTGACGTCCGCCAACTCGGTGGGGATGCTGGTGCTCGGGGCGTTGCTGCTCCTGGCGGTGCGGCGTAGCGCCGGCCGTCCCGCACTGGCCGGAGCGGCACGGGCCGGGGCGGCCGGTGGCCTCGCCGGTGTGCTCGCCGCGCTCGCCGGGTGGGGTCTCACCCGATGGCTCGACACGCCGGGCGGCGGCACCCCGACGATGGCGGCGGCACTCGGTCAGGGCATGCTGTCCGGGGTTCTGGTCGGGGCTGTGTTCCTCGCCGTGGTCTGGTTCGTCGACCGGCGGGACGTACAGCCACTGCTCGCCGGGGTGCTGCGGCGTCTGGGCCGGCGGGGGCCACGGGGGCGGGGCGGCGGGCCGACGCCGAGCGCGGACTCCCCGGAGCGGGGCGACGGGAAGGAGACGGCGACTCGATGA
- a CDS encoding glycosyltransferase family 4 protein — MSEPALPAGWSGTVALVLASSTGGVGQHVRSVARGLVAGGATVLVCGPAATQEQFDFTGVGARFEPVEIPASPTPADARAVLTLRRALTAAQVDVVHAHGLRAGLVAVLARSAAPLIVTWHNAVLAGGLRGGVSRLVERVVARGARVALGASTDLVQRAAALGANDARLAPVAAPTLPAPRRRPAAVRAEFGVRPDQPLIVSVGRLHPQKRYDVLIDAAARWRTRTPPPVVVIAGSGPAYLPLAARTSAARAPVTLLGHRTDVADLLAGADLAVVTSDWEARQLFAQEALRAGVPLVATAVGGLPELVGDAATLVPAGDVDAVDTAVRALLDDPAARTELGRRGAARAATWPTETDTVAALAALYAELAVEPTGPAAAPGSDAPRTGHR; from the coding sequence ATGAGTGAGCCAGCTCTGCCTGCCGGCTGGTCGGGCACCGTCGCGTTGGTGCTCGCCTCCAGCACCGGCGGGGTCGGCCAGCACGTCCGCTCGGTGGCACGTGGCCTCGTCGCGGGCGGCGCGACCGTCCTGGTCTGCGGGCCTGCGGCGACCCAGGAGCAGTTCGACTTCACCGGTGTCGGTGCGCGTTTCGAGCCGGTGGAGATCCCGGCCAGCCCGACCCCGGCCGACGCCCGGGCGGTGCTCACACTGCGTCGGGCGCTCACCGCCGCCCAGGTCGATGTGGTGCACGCACACGGCCTGCGCGCCGGCTTGGTCGCCGTATTGGCCCGTTCCGCCGCCCCGCTGATCGTCACCTGGCACAACGCGGTGCTCGCGGGCGGCTTGCGGGGCGGGGTGTCCCGACTCGTGGAACGGGTGGTGGCCCGGGGCGCCCGGGTGGCCCTCGGCGCCTCCACGGACCTGGTGCAACGGGCCGCCGCGCTGGGCGCCAACGACGCCCGACTCGCCCCGGTCGCCGCGCCGACGTTGCCCGCGCCGCGTCGACGCCCGGCGGCGGTACGCGCCGAGTTCGGGGTCCGCCCGGACCAGCCGTTGATCGTCTCCGTTGGTCGGCTGCACCCGCAGAAGCGCTACGACGTGCTGATCGACGCGGCGGCCCGCTGGCGTACGCGTACCCCACCGCCGGTCGTGGTGATCGCGGGCAGCGGGCCGGCCTACCTGCCGCTGGCTGCCCGGACCTCCGCGGCCCGTGCGCCGGTGACCCTGCTGGGGCACCGCACCGACGTGGCCGACCTGCTCGCCGGCGCCGACCTCGCGGTGGTGACCAGCGACTGGGAGGCCCGGCAGCTGTTCGCCCAGGAGGCGCTGCGCGCTGGCGTACCGCTTGTCGCCACCGCTGTCGGCGGGCTGCCGGAGCTGGTCGGCGACGCTGCCACGCTCGTTCCCGCCGGTGATGTGGACGCGGTCGACACGGCGGTGCGCGCGCTGCTGGACGATCCGGCGGCCCGGACCGAGTTGGGCCGGCGCGGCGCCGCACGGGCGGCGACGTGGCCGACCGAGACGGACACCGTCGCCGCGCTGGCCGCCCTCTACGCCGAGCTGGCCGTGGAACCCACCGGTCCGGCGGCCGCCCCAGGCTCCGACGCCCCGAGAACGGGACACCGGTGA
- a CDS encoding CTP synthase — MAPSARTTRHIFVTGGVASSLGKGLTASSLGNLLTARGLRVVMQKLDPYLNVDPGTMNPFQHGEVFVTEDGAETDLDVGHYERFLDRALSGKANVTTGQIYSDVIAKERRGEYLGDTVQVIPHITNEIKSRILAMADPDEDGQLPDVVITEVGGTVGDIESLPFLEAIRQVRHDLGRDNCFYLHVSLVPYLAPSGELKTKPTQHSVAQLRNIGIQPDAIVLRCDREIPVKLKEKLSLYCDVDTEAVVAAPDAPSIYDIPKVLHREGLDAYVVRRLGLSFRDVDWTSWDDLLERVHRPRHTVTVAVVGKYVDLPDAYLSVSEAIRAAGFGHRARVQLRWVPSDECVTPAGAAAALAGVDGILIPGGFGVRGIEGKIGTARYARENGIPLLGLCLGLQCMTIEVARHLAGLDGANSLEFDEQAAHPVIATMADQEDIVAGKGDLGGTMRLGAYPATLTEGSIVAEAYGSTDISERHRHRYEVNNAYRDALTKAGLHVSGTSPDGRLVEFIELDRSLHPFFVATQAHPELKSRPTRPHPLFASFVKAAVAYSQADQLPVDLDAATEAPTTRKAARNGAATKAASAS; from the coding sequence TTGGCCCCATCAGCACGGACGACCAGGCACATTTTCGTCACCGGGGGCGTTGCCTCCTCGCTGGGTAAGGGCCTTACCGCCTCCAGCCTCGGCAACCTGCTGACCGCGCGCGGGTTGCGCGTCGTGATGCAGAAGCTCGACCCCTACCTGAACGTCGACCCGGGGACGATGAACCCGTTCCAGCACGGTGAGGTCTTCGTCACCGAGGACGGTGCCGAGACCGACCTCGACGTCGGGCACTACGAGCGTTTCCTGGACCGGGCGTTGTCCGGGAAGGCGAACGTCACCACCGGCCAGATCTACTCCGACGTGATCGCCAAGGAGCGGCGCGGCGAGTATCTGGGCGACACCGTTCAGGTCATCCCGCACATCACCAACGAGATCAAGTCGCGGATCCTGGCGATGGCCGACCCGGACGAGGACGGCCAGCTCCCCGACGTGGTGATCACCGAGGTCGGCGGCACGGTCGGCGACATCGAGTCGTTGCCGTTCCTGGAGGCGATCCGCCAGGTCCGCCACGACCTCGGTCGGGACAACTGCTTCTACCTGCACGTCTCGCTGGTGCCGTACCTGGCGCCGTCGGGTGAGCTGAAGACCAAGCCGACCCAGCACTCGGTGGCGCAGCTGCGCAACATCGGTATCCAGCCGGACGCGATCGTGCTCCGCTGCGACCGGGAGATCCCGGTGAAGCTCAAGGAGAAGCTGTCGCTCTACTGCGACGTGGACACCGAGGCGGTCGTCGCCGCCCCGGACGCCCCGAGCATCTACGACATCCCGAAGGTGCTGCACCGTGAGGGGCTCGACGCGTACGTGGTGCGTCGGCTCGGCCTCTCCTTCCGGGACGTGGACTGGACCAGCTGGGACGACCTGCTGGAGCGCGTGCACCGCCCCCGGCACACGGTCACCGTCGCGGTGGTCGGCAAGTACGTCGACCTGCCCGACGCGTACCTGTCGGTGAGTGAGGCGATCCGGGCGGCAGGTTTCGGCCACCGGGCCCGGGTGCAACTGCGCTGGGTGCCCAGCGACGAGTGCGTCACCCCGGCCGGCGCCGCCGCTGCCCTGGCCGGCGTGGACGGCATCCTCATCCCCGGCGGCTTCGGCGTGCGCGGCATCGAGGGCAAGATCGGCACCGCCCGGTACGCCCGGGAGAACGGCATCCCGCTGCTCGGCCTCTGCCTCGGTCTGCAGTGCATGACCATCGAGGTGGCCCGGCACCTGGCCGGCCTGGACGGCGCCAACTCGTTGGAGTTCGACGAGCAGGCCGCGCACCCGGTCATCGCCACGATGGCCGACCAGGAGGACATCGTCGCCGGCAAGGGCGACCTGGGCGGCACCATGCGGCTCGGGGCGTACCCGGCGACGCTGACCGAGGGCTCGATCGTCGCCGAGGCGTACGGCAGCACCGACATCAGCGAGCGGCACCGGCACCGTTACGAGGTGAACAACGCCTACCGGGACGCGCTGACCAAGGCGGGCCTGCACGTCTCCGGCACCTCGCCGGACGGCCGGCTTGTCGAGTTCATCGAGCTGGACCGGAGCCTGCACCCGTTCTTCGTGGCCACCCAGGCGCACCCAGAGCTGAAGAGCCGCCCCACCCGCCCGCACCCGCTGTTCGCCTCGTTCGTCAAGGCCGCGGTGGCGTACTCGCAGGCCGACCAGCTGCCCGTCGACCTGGACGCGGCGACGGAGGCCCCGACGACGCGCAAGGCCGCCCGCAACGGCGCCGCGACGAAGGCGGCGTCCGCGTCGTGA
- a CDS encoding NUDIX domain-containing protein, with protein sequence MTEIEHRYEVRSREERYRGRIFDVVTEEVTMPGGGTGLRDLVRHVGAVAVVALDDAGQVVLIRQYRHPVGRHLWELPAGLMDVSGEELPAAALRELAEEVDLTAGQVDVLVDLHSSPGFTNELVRVFLARDLAEVPVAERHERHDEEADLQVVRIDLDEAVAMVLAGEITNASAVAGLLATARARDTGWSALRRADAPLPR encoded by the coding sequence GTGACCGAGATCGAGCACCGCTACGAGGTGCGTTCCCGCGAGGAGCGTTACCGGGGTCGGATCTTCGACGTGGTCACCGAGGAGGTGACCATGCCGGGCGGCGGGACCGGGCTGCGCGACCTCGTCCGGCACGTCGGCGCGGTCGCCGTGGTGGCGCTCGACGACGCCGGCCAGGTGGTGCTGATCCGGCAGTACCGGCACCCGGTCGGGCGGCACCTGTGGGAGTTGCCCGCCGGGCTGATGGACGTCTCCGGTGAGGAGTTGCCGGCCGCCGCGTTGCGGGAGCTGGCCGAGGAGGTCGACCTCACGGCCGGTCAGGTCGACGTGCTGGTCGATCTGCACAGCTCGCCCGGGTTCACCAACGAGTTGGTGCGGGTCTTCCTGGCCCGGGACCTCGCCGAGGTGCCGGTCGCCGAGCGCCACGAGCGCCACGACGAGGAGGCCGACCTCCAGGTCGTCCGGATCGACCTGGACGAGGCGGTCGCCATGGTCCTGGCCGGTGAGATCACCAACGCGTCCGCGGTGGCCGGGCTGCTCGCCACGGCCCGCGCCCGCGACACCGGTTGGTCGGCGTTGCGCCGGGCGGACGCGCCGCTGCCACGCTGA
- a CDS encoding TM2 domain-containing protein, with translation MTTPPYQPGYAPDHSDKSKVVAGILGILLGTFGAGRFYTGHTKIAVLQLVVSLVTCGVGALWGLIDGILILVNGGTDAQGRPLRD, from the coding sequence ATGACCACACCCCCTTACCAGCCCGGGTACGCCCCGGATCACTCCGACAAGAGCAAGGTCGTCGCGGGCATCCTCGGCATCCTGCTCGGCACCTTCGGCGCCGGTCGGTTCTACACCGGACACACCAAGATCGCCGTTCTCCAGCTCGTGGTGAGCCTCGTGACCTGCGGTGTCGGCGCGCTCTGGGGCCTCATCGACGGCATCCTCATCCTGGTCAACGGCGGCACGGACGCGCAGGGCCGGCCGCTGCGCGACTGA
- the ald gene encoding alanine dehydrogenase: MKVGIPREVKNHEYRVAITPAGVNEFTRSGHEVFIESGAGLGSSITDEEFAAAGAKILATADEVWATAELVLKVKEPIAEEHHRMREGQVLFTYLHLAASKECTDALIDRKVTGIAYETVELPDRSLPLLAPMSEVAGRLAPQVGAFYMMRTGGGRGVLPGGVSGVYAAKTVVIGAGVSGLNAAAIALGLQSEVLLLDKNVARLRSADAIYRGHLQTVASNAYEVERAVLDADLVIGAVLVPGAKAPKLISNELVSRMKPGSVLVDIAIDQGGCFEDSRPTTHADPVYKVHESIFYCVANMPGAVPNTSTYALTNVTLPYALELANHGWREALRRDPALGLGLNTHDGHVTYGPVAEAHGMDVLPLADALA, encoded by the coding sequence GTGAAGGTCGGAATCCCACGCGAGGTCAAGAACCACGAGTACCGCGTGGCGATCACGCCAGCGGGCGTCAACGAGTTCACCCGCAGTGGCCACGAGGTCTTCATCGAGTCCGGCGCCGGGCTCGGCTCCAGCATCACCGACGAGGAGTTCGCCGCCGCCGGCGCGAAGATCCTGGCCACCGCCGACGAGGTGTGGGCGACCGCCGAGCTGGTGCTCAAGGTCAAGGAGCCGATCGCCGAGGAGCACCACCGGATGCGCGAAGGGCAGGTGCTCTTCACGTACCTGCACCTGGCCGCCTCCAAGGAGTGCACTGACGCGCTGATCGACCGCAAGGTCACCGGCATCGCGTACGAGACCGTGGAGCTTCCCGACCGGTCGTTGCCGCTGCTCGCCCCGATGTCCGAGGTGGCTGGCCGGCTCGCCCCGCAGGTCGGCGCCTTCTACATGATGCGTACCGGCGGTGGGCGCGGCGTGCTGCCGGGCGGTGTCTCCGGGGTGTACGCGGCCAAGACCGTGGTCATCGGCGCCGGGGTCTCCGGCCTGAACGCCGCCGCGATCGCGCTGGGCCTGCAGTCCGAGGTGCTGCTGCTGGACAAGAACGTCGCCCGGCTGCGGTCGGCCGACGCCATCTACCGCGGCCACCTGCAGACCGTCGCCTCCAACGCGTACGAGGTCGAACGGGCCGTGCTCGACGCCGACCTGGTCATCGGCGCGGTGCTGGTGCCCGGCGCCAAGGCACCGAAGCTGATCTCCAACGAGCTGGTCTCCCGGATGAAGCCGGGCAGCGTGCTCGTCGACATCGCCATCGACCAGGGCGGCTGCTTCGAGGACTCGCGCCCCACCACGCACGCCGACCCGGTGTACAAGGTGCACGAGTCGATCTTCTACTGCGTCGCGAACATGCCCGGCGCGGTGCCGAACACCAGCACGTACGCCCTGACCAACGTCACCCTGCCGTACGCCCTGGAGTTGGCCAACCACGGCTGGCGTGAGGCACTGCGTCGGGACCCGGCGCTGGGGCTGGGCCTGAACACCCACGACGGCCACGTCACCTACGGTCCGGTCGCCGAGGCGCACGGCATGGACGTGCTCCCGCTGGCCGACGCGCTGGCCTGA
- a CDS encoding site-specific tyrosine recombinase XerD: MGEQPTPALRRAVRGYLDHLTVERGLSANTLASYRRDLDRYLATLADAGVADLASVGAGLVESHLARLRAGDDAHPPLAVSSAARAASAVRGLHRFALREGLAGGDPSRDVRPPTPPRRLPRALPVDDVVRLLETAGPITATGDDAPLALRDRALLEFLYGTGARISEAVGAAVDDVDTDEGTVLLRGKGGRVRLVPIGGYAVDAVRAYLVRARPGLAAAGRGTPAVFLNARGGALSRQGAWGILRRGAGRAGLPVDGPAAVSPHTLRHSYATHLLDGGADVRVVQELLGHASVTTTQVYTLVTVERLREVYATSHPRARG, encoded by the coding sequence GTGGGCGAACAGCCCACGCCGGCCCTGCGCCGTGCCGTCCGAGGCTACCTCGACCACCTCACCGTCGAACGTGGTCTGTCCGCGAACACGCTCGCCTCGTACCGTCGGGATCTGGACCGCTATCTCGCGACCCTGGCCGATGCCGGCGTCGCCGACCTCGCGTCGGTCGGCGCCGGCCTCGTCGAGTCGCACCTGGCGCGGTTGCGCGCGGGCGACGACGCACACCCGCCGCTGGCGGTCTCCTCCGCCGCCCGCGCGGCCAGCGCGGTACGCGGCCTGCACCGTTTCGCCCTGCGCGAAGGCCTGGCCGGCGGCGACCCCAGCCGCGACGTCCGCCCGCCCACCCCGCCGCGCCGGCTGCCCCGGGCGCTACCGGTCGACGACGTGGTCCGGCTGCTGGAAACCGCCGGGCCGATCACCGCCACCGGCGACGACGCGCCCCTCGCGCTGCGCGACCGGGCGCTGCTGGAGTTTCTGTACGGCACCGGCGCGCGGATCTCCGAAGCTGTCGGCGCCGCCGTGGACGACGTCGACACCGACGAGGGCACCGTGCTGCTGCGTGGCAAGGGCGGCCGGGTGCGGCTGGTGCCGATCGGTGGGTACGCCGTCGACGCGGTCCGCGCCTACCTGGTCCGGGCCCGTCCTGGGCTGGCCGCCGCCGGGCGAGGCACCCCGGCGGTCTTCCTCAACGCCCGCGGCGGCGCGCTGTCCCGCCAGGGCGCCTGGGGCATCCTGCGCCGTGGCGCGGGCCGGGCCGGGCTCCCCGTCGACGGGCCGGCCGCCGTTTCCCCGCACACCCTGCGCCACTCGTACGCCACCCATCTGCTCGACGGCGGCGCCGATGTGCGGGTGGTGCAGGAGCTGCTCGGCCACGCATCGGTGACCACCACGCAGGTCTATACCCTGGTCACCGTCGAGCGGCTGCGCGAGGTGTATGCCACGTCCCACCCGCGTGCCCGGGGCTGA
- a CDS encoding ParA family protein — translation MAGNGDRAETWTSELREQQATLGADLGPADPAAYTMRKPIPEPMPTDRHGPARIIAMANQKGGVGKTTTTINLGAALAEYGRKVLLVDFDPQGALSVGLGVNPHNLDLSIYNLLMQDDILAEDVVIKTDVAGLHLLPANIDLSAAEIQLVNEVAREMALARVLRTVRKEYDYILIDCQPSLGLLAINALTVAHGVLIPLECEFFSLRGVALLLDTIDKVRERLNFDLELEGILATMYDSRTTHCRQVLQRVVEAFGDKVYQTVITKTVKFPESTVAGAPITTMDPASSGARNYRQLAREVIAAQSER, via the coding sequence ATGGCTGGCAACGGTGACCGTGCCGAGACCTGGACGTCGGAGCTCCGCGAGCAGCAGGCCACGCTCGGCGCGGACCTCGGTCCAGCGGACCCGGCGGCGTACACGATGCGCAAGCCCATTCCTGAGCCGATGCCCACTGATCGGCACGGCCCTGCGCGCATCATCGCGATGGCCAACCAGAAGGGTGGCGTCGGCAAGACCACCACCACCATCAACCTGGGCGCGGCCCTTGCCGAGTACGGCCGCAAGGTGCTGCTGGTCGACTTCGACCCGCAGGGCGCGCTCTCGGTGGGGCTGGGAGTCAACCCGCACAACCTCGATCTGTCCATCTACAACCTGCTCATGCAGGACGACATCCTCGCCGAGGACGTGGTCATCAAGACCGACGTCGCGGGGCTGCACCTGCTGCCGGCCAACATCGATCTCTCCGCCGCCGAGATCCAGCTCGTCAACGAGGTGGCCCGGGAGATGGCCCTGGCCCGGGTGCTGCGTACGGTCCGCAAGGAATACGACTACATCCTGATCGACTGCCAGCCGTCGCTCGGCCTGCTGGCGATCAACGCGCTGACCGTCGCGCACGGTGTGCTCATCCCACTCGAGTGCGAGTTCTTCAGCCTGCGCGGCGTCGCGCTGCTGCTGGACACCATCGACAAGGTGCGCGAGCGGCTCAACTTCGACCTGGAGCTTGAGGGCATCCTCGCCACCATGTACGACAGCCGCACCACGCACTGTCGGCAGGTCCTCCAGCGGGTCGTCGAGGCGTTCGGTGACAAGGTCTACCAGACGGTCATCACCAAGACGGTGAAGTTCCCCGAGTCCACGGTGGCCGGTGCGCCGATCACGACGATGGACCCGGCGTCCTCCGGGGCACGCAACTACCGTCAGCTGGCCCGCGAGGTGATCGCCGCCCAGTCGGAGCGGTAG